One stretch of Caldinitratiruptor microaerophilus DNA includes these proteins:
- a CDS encoding D-alanyl-D-alanine carboxypeptidase family protein codes for MPARRRGAAVGGWVALGLAWLFALRPGPAPEIPAGVHGLPPWAEVGSATGARAGAGEPAPVPPPPRLTAAAAILMDWETGQVLYEKNATQKRPPASTTKVLTAILALERARLDDVVTISSRAARVPGSSMYVRAGETYTLQELLYGLLLHSGNDAAVAIAEHVAGSVEAFAQLMNEKARAIGARSSHFLNPHGLHQPGHYSTAYDLALITRYALENPVFAEIVRQRHAEILVGEETRALRNTNRLLWMYEGADGVKTGTTSAAGACLIASATQSDPDSFLPQKLVTVVLDADGRWRDSIRLLEWGFTNFRLARVARAGEVIGYLPVAGGLDPWVPIVPRRDLAAAVPRAERGRLSVRVDLPPRIRAPVAAGQVLGRATVLPPGPSAGRPVDLVAGQPVGRATWATYLARALLPWLRWSAAR; via the coding sequence TTGCCGGCGAGGCGGCGCGGGGCGGCAGTCGGGGGGTGGGTCGCCCTCGGCCTCGCCTGGCTCTTCGCGCTGCGCCCGGGGCCGGCGCCGGAGATCCCCGCAGGCGTGCACGGTCTGCCGCCGTGGGCGGAGGTCGGCAGCGCCACGGGCGCGCGGGCCGGCGCCGGGGAGCCGGCGCCGGTGCCGCCTCCGCCCCGGTTGACGGCGGCGGCCGCGATCCTGATGGACTGGGAGACGGGGCAGGTCCTCTACGAGAAGAACGCGACGCAGAAGCGGCCGCCGGCGAGCACGACGAAGGTGCTGACGGCGATCCTCGCCCTGGAGCGGGCGCGGCTCGACGACGTGGTGACGATCTCGAGCCGGGCCGCCCGGGTCCCGGGGTCGAGCATGTACGTCCGCGCGGGCGAAACATATACCCTTCAGGAGCTCCTGTACGGCCTCCTCCTGCACTCGGGCAACGACGCGGCGGTGGCGATCGCCGAGCACGTGGCCGGGTCGGTGGAGGCCTTCGCGCAGCTGATGAACGAGAAGGCGCGGGCGATCGGCGCACGTTCGAGCCACTTCCTGAACCCGCACGGCCTGCACCAGCCGGGCCACTACAGCACCGCCTACGACCTGGCCCTCATCACCCGGTACGCCCTGGAGAACCCGGTCTTCGCCGAGATCGTGCGGCAGCGCCATGCGGAGATCCTGGTGGGAGAGGAGACGCGCGCCCTCCGCAACACGAACCGGCTGCTGTGGATGTACGAGGGGGCCGACGGCGTCAAGACGGGCACCACGAGCGCTGCCGGGGCGTGCCTCATCGCCTCGGCGACCCAGTCCGATCCGGACAGCTTCCTGCCGCAGAAGCTCGTGACCGTCGTCCTCGACGCGGACGGCCGCTGGCGGGACTCGATCCGCCTCCTGGAGTGGGGGTTCACGAACTTCCGGCTCGCCCGGGTGGCCCGGGCGGGGGAGGTGATCGGCTACCTGCCGGTGGCGGGCGGGCTCGACCCCTGGGTCCCGATCGTGCCGCGGCGCGACCTGGCGGCGGCCGTGCCCAGGGCCGAGCGCGGCCGTCTCAGCGTCCGGGTCGACCTCCCGCCCCGGATCCGCGCCCCCGTGGCCGCCGGCCAGGTGCTCGGCCGGGCGACGGTCCTCCCGCCGGGCCCGAGCGCGGGGCGTCCGGTGGACCTCGTGGCGGGGCAGCCGGTGGGCCGGGCCACGTGGGCCACGTACCTGGCCAGGGCCCTCCTGCCGTGGCTCCGGTGGTCGGCGGCGCGCTAG
- a CDS encoding acyl-CoA carboxylase subunit beta: MSLDEELRARRARIEAGGAEKYHRANAEKGKLFVRERLRRLLDGGEWVEDGLFANALAEDLPADGVVTGLGKIHGRPVAFMANDSTVKAGSWGARTVEKILRIQETAERLQIPMLYLVDSAGARITDQVEMFPGRRHAGRIFANEVRLSGVVPQICLLFGPSAAGGAYIPAFTDVVIMVEGNASMYLGSPRMAEMVIGEKVTLEEMGGARMHATVSGCGDILVQTENEAIALARAYLAYMPQNFRESPPVYAAAPPAPGRDLAEIVPENQNVPFDMYQFIERLVDEGSFFEIKRLFAPEVIVGFARLGGRVIGVVANQPRVKGGVLFVDSADKAARFIWLCDAFNIPLLFLADVPGFMIGSAVERQGIIRHGAKMIFAVAEATVPKISVIVRKAYGAGLYAMSGPAYDADCTLALPTASIAVMGPEAAVNAVYANKIAELPTEEERRRFVMEKRAEYRRDIDIYRLASELIVDEIVPFDRLREELIRRFEFYSTKRARPVERKHGVPPV; this comes from the coding sequence ATGAGCCTGGACGAGGAACTCAGGGCCCGCCGGGCCCGGATCGAGGCCGGCGGGGCGGAGAAGTACCACCGGGCCAACGCGGAGAAGGGGAAGCTCTTCGTCCGCGAGCGGCTGCGCCGGCTGCTGGACGGCGGCGAGTGGGTCGAGGACGGCCTCTTCGCGAACGCGCTGGCGGAGGACCTCCCCGCCGACGGCGTGGTGACCGGCCTCGGCAAGATCCACGGGCGGCCGGTGGCCTTCATGGCCAACGACTCCACGGTCAAGGCGGGGTCCTGGGGCGCCCGGACGGTCGAGAAGATCCTCCGCATCCAGGAGACCGCCGAGCGGCTGCAGATCCCGATGCTGTACCTGGTCGACTCCGCCGGCGCCCGCATCACCGACCAGGTCGAGATGTTCCCCGGCCGTCGCCACGCCGGCCGCATCTTCGCCAACGAGGTGCGGCTCTCCGGCGTGGTGCCGCAGATCTGCCTGCTCTTCGGCCCGTCGGCGGCAGGGGGCGCCTACATCCCCGCCTTTACGGACGTCGTGATCATGGTCGAGGGCAACGCCTCCATGTACCTCGGGTCGCCCCGCATGGCCGAGATGGTGATCGGCGAGAAGGTGACCCTGGAGGAGATGGGCGGGGCCCGCATGCACGCCACCGTCTCCGGGTGCGGCGACATCCTGGTGCAGACGGAGAACGAGGCCATTGCCCTGGCCCGGGCCTACCTGGCCTACATGCCGCAGAACTTCCGGGAGTCGCCCCCGGTCTACGCTGCGGCGCCGCCGGCGCCGGGGCGCGACCTGGCCGAGATCGTCCCGGAGAACCAGAACGTCCCCTTCGACATGTACCAGTTCATCGAGCGGCTGGTCGACGAGGGGTCCTTCTTCGAGATCAAGCGCCTCTTCGCGCCGGAGGTCATCGTCGGCTTCGCCCGCCTCGGCGGCCGGGTCATCGGCGTCGTGGCCAACCAGCCCCGGGTCAAGGGCGGGGTCCTCTTCGTGGACAGCGCCGACAAGGCCGCCCGCTTCATCTGGCTCTGCGACGCCTTCAACATCCCGCTGCTGTTCCTGGCCGACGTCCCCGGCTTCATGATCGGGTCGGCCGTCGAGCGGCAGGGCATCATTCGCCACGGGGCGAAGATGATCTTCGCCGTCGCCGAGGCGACGGTGCCCAAGATCAGCGTGATCGTGCGCAAGGCGTACGGCGCGGGGCTCTACGCGATGTCCGGCCCGGCCTACGACGCGGACTGCACCCTCGCCCTGCCGACCGCCTCGATCGCGGTCATGGGTCCGGAGGCGGCGGTGAACGCGGTCTACGCGAACAAGATCGCCGAGCTGCCGACGGAGGAGGAGCGCCGCCGCTTCGTGATGGAGAAGCGGGCGGAGTACCGGCGGGACATCGACATCTACCGGCTCGCCTCGGAGCTGATCGTCGACGAGATCGTGCCGTTCGATCGCCTGCGTGAAGAGCTGATCCGGCGGTTCGAGTTCTACTCGACCAAGCGGGCCCGTCCCGTCGAGCGCAAGCACGGCGTGCCGCCCGTGTAG
- a CDS encoding helix-turn-helix domain-containing protein gives MTAGLGEIGRRLREARQARGISLAEVEEQTKIRKRYLEAIEAGADTILPGEVYIKGFIRTYGNFLGLDGAALVEEYKRLVAAERQSQKTGEGRPREDAEETGTSLTPWAAGAPQPAARGARPRAPVRSGAARATRPRAGARRGGRAAFGRWLVGLLVAAAGLVLLWLLYVPPAPPPVAPGPPAVPGPAAGGPAPAAPSPEPATPPPVTPPPPPEPEVRVERGERGPGGVIPFTVSPGPVELELAARDRSWVSVVADGQGVFEGMLSAGDTRRFTASERIDLVIGWLDPVDVTVNGKAFGPLGTGGPARVRIAVAGR, from the coding sequence TTGACCGCGGGACTCGGGGAGATCGGCCGGCGCCTGCGGGAGGCGCGCCAGGCAAGGGGCATCAGTCTCGCCGAGGTCGAGGAGCAGACGAAGATCCGCAAGCGGTACCTCGAAGCCATCGAAGCGGGCGCGGACACGATCCTCCCGGGCGAGGTCTACATCAAGGGGTTCATCCGCACGTACGGGAACTTTCTCGGCCTCGACGGCGCGGCGCTCGTCGAAGAGTACAAGCGTCTCGTCGCGGCCGAGCGCCAGTCCCAGAAGACGGGCGAGGGACGCCCCCGGGAGGACGCCGAGGAGACCGGGACCTCCCTGACGCCGTGGGCGGCAGGCGCGCCGCAGCCGGCGGCCCGTGGGGCGCGCCCGCGCGCGCCGGTCCGGTCGGGGGCAGCCCGGGCTACCCGGCCCCGCGCGGGGGCCCGGCGGGGGGGCCGCGCGGCCTTCGGGCGGTGGCTGGTCGGGCTCCTCGTGGCTGCCGCCGGGCTTGTCCTCCTGTGGCTGCTGTACGTGCCGCCCGCACCGCCCCCCGTCGCGCCGGGGCCGCCCGCGGTGCCGGGGCCGGCTGCCGGTGGTCCCGCGCCGGCCGCACCGTCCCCGGAACCGGCGACCCCGCCCCCGGTCACCCCGCCACCCCCGCCGGAGCCGGAGGTCCGGGTCGAGCGGGGCGAGCGCGGGCCGGGCGGGGTGATCCCCTTCACCGTCAGCCCGGGCCCCGTCGAGCTCGAGCTGGCTGCCCGGGACCGGTCGTGGGTCTCCGTCGTGGCCGACGGCCAGGGGGTGTTCGAGGGCATGCTCTCGGCCGGGGACACCCGGCGCTTCACGGCCAGCGAGAGGATCGACCTGGTGATCGGGTGGCTCGACCCCGTCGACGTGACGGTCAACGGCAAGGCCTTCGGCCCCCTCGGCACGGGGGGCCCGGCCCGGGTACGGATCGCCGTGGCGGGCCGCTGA
- a CDS encoding acyl-CoA dehydrogenase, producing the protein MNFDLTEEQAAIRRMAREFAEAEVAPGAAERDEKHLFPLDLVRRMGELGFFGIPFAEAYGGLGGDYVSYALAVEEIARADAGLGLTYAAHVSIGLGPVYSFGTEEQKQRWLPGGIRGEYLASFGLTEPQAGSDAAATRTTAERDGDHWVLNGQKQFITNAGYAGYVVCTAVTEKGKGHRGISNFIVPTDAPGFRVGPPLKKLGLHSSDTRPLYFDDCRVPAENLLGRPGEGFKQFMATLDGGRISIGAFCVGIARAAYEAALRYAKEREQFGRRIGEFQAIQFKLADMAMEIELARTQVLKAAWLKDQGRPYTREAAMAKLFASEMATRAASQAVQIHGGYGYVRDYPVERYYRDVKLGEIGEGTSEIQRLVIARHILGEQEG; encoded by the coding sequence GTGAACTTCGACCTGACCGAGGAGCAGGCCGCGATCCGGCGCATGGCACGCGAGTTCGCGGAGGCGGAGGTGGCCCCCGGGGCGGCGGAGCGGGACGAGAAGCACCTCTTCCCGCTGGACCTCGTCCGGCGGATGGGGGAACTCGGGTTCTTCGGCATCCCCTTCGCCGAGGCGTACGGCGGCCTGGGGGGCGACTACGTCTCCTACGCGCTGGCGGTGGAGGAGATCGCCCGGGCGGACGCGGGCCTCGGGCTCACCTACGCGGCGCACGTGTCGATCGGGCTGGGCCCGGTGTACTCCTTCGGCACGGAGGAGCAGAAGCAGCGGTGGCTGCCCGGCGGCATCCGGGGGGAGTACCTCGCCTCCTTCGGGCTCACGGAGCCCCAGGCGGGGTCGGATGCGGCCGCCACCCGCACCACGGCCGAGCGCGACGGCGACCACTGGGTCCTGAACGGCCAGAAGCAGTTCATCACCAACGCCGGCTATGCCGGGTACGTGGTGTGCACGGCGGTGACGGAGAAGGGGAAGGGCCACCGCGGGATCTCGAACTTCATCGTGCCGACGGACGCGCCCGGCTTCCGCGTCGGCCCTCCCCTCAAGAAGCTCGGCCTCCACTCGTCGGACACCCGGCCGCTCTACTTCGACGACTGCCGGGTCCCGGCAGAGAACCTCCTCGGCCGCCCGGGCGAGGGGTTCAAGCAGTTCATGGCGACCCTCGACGGCGGCCGGATCTCGATCGGCGCCTTCTGCGTCGGGATCGCCCGGGCGGCGTACGAGGCCGCCCTGCGCTATGCGAAGGAGCGCGAGCAGTTCGGGCGGCGGATCGGCGAGTTCCAGGCCATCCAGTTCAAGCTGGCCGACATGGCCATGGAGATCGAACTGGCCCGCACCCAGGTGCTCAAGGCGGCCTGGCTCAAGGACCAGGGCCGCCCCTACACCCGCGAGGCGGCGATGGCGAAGCTCTTCGCCTCGGAGATGGCGACGCGGGCGGCCAGCCAGGCCGTGCAGATCCACGGGGGCTACGGCTACGTCCGGGACTACCCCGTGGAGCGGTACTACCGCGACGTGAAGCTGGGCGAGATCGGCGAGGGCACGTCGGAGATCCAGCGCCTGGTGATCGCCCGGCACATCCTCGGCGAACAGGAGGGGTGA
- a CDS encoding acyclic terpene utilization AtuA family protein — MRSVRIGAGQGFYGDSLLPVLDVARYGNVKYIAFDTLAELTLAILQKGRKKDPDAGYTRDVVPMMRNLLPICYERGIKLITNAGGMNPPGAARAVAQVARELGIPIRIATVTGDNIVDRLDELAEKGYRFENKETGEALGDIRERVLFASVYLGARPIAEALARGADVVITGRTTDTAQFLGPVLHEFGWAPDDWDRLAQGIVLGHLMECSGQVTGGNFTGWREVPDLWRIGFPVAEVYEDGSFILTKPEGTGGAVTEATVKEQFLYEIHDPREYITPDVICDLTTTRIEQVGPDRVRVWGTRGRPAPHTLKALLGYSDGWAGEGYVSFSWPDALDKARAAEEIVRRRLEMQGVRPEEIHVEYIGYNSLWGALAPEPQGELNEVRLRIAIRCRDREDCEKLSREFPPLYLSGPMNAAAIHGTPAPRELMGLWSTLIPREEIEPYIRIDVTEVQVEGAPPRPAPAAAAPAADRPPAGRPGAGAPDRPPWPAGKPVPTKGRVRLIDLAHGRAGDKGDASDISLFAYNEEAWQILREHVTAERVAEYFRPIATGPVERYEVPNVRALKFIVHGALGGGAPRSLRSDNLGKTMAAALLRMELDLP; from the coding sequence GTGCGATCGGTCCGGATCGGCGCCGGGCAGGGGTTCTACGGGGACTCCCTGCTCCCTGTCCTGGACGTGGCCCGCTACGGCAACGTGAAGTACATCGCCTTCGACACCCTGGCCGAACTCACCCTGGCGATCCTGCAGAAGGGCCGCAAGAAGGACCCGGACGCCGGCTACACCCGGGACGTCGTCCCGATGATGCGCAACCTCCTCCCGATCTGCTACGAGCGGGGGATCAAGCTCATCACCAACGCCGGCGGCATGAACCCGCCCGGGGCCGCCCGGGCCGTGGCCCAGGTGGCGAGGGAGCTCGGCATCCCCATCCGGATCGCCACCGTGACCGGCGACAACATCGTGGACCGGCTGGACGAGCTGGCCGAGAAGGGCTACCGCTTCGAGAACAAGGAGACCGGCGAGGCGCTGGGCGACATCCGGGAGCGGGTCCTCTTCGCCTCGGTGTACCTCGGCGCCCGGCCGATCGCCGAGGCGCTGGCCCGCGGCGCCGACGTCGTCATCACCGGCCGGACGACCGACACCGCCCAGTTCCTGGGGCCGGTCCTGCACGAGTTCGGCTGGGCGCCCGACGACTGGGACCGCCTGGCGCAGGGCATCGTGCTCGGGCACCTCATGGAGTGCTCCGGGCAGGTCACCGGCGGGAACTTCACCGGCTGGCGCGAGGTGCCGGACCTGTGGCGGATCGGCTTCCCGGTGGCGGAGGTCTACGAGGACGGCTCCTTCATCCTCACGAAGCCGGAGGGCACCGGCGGCGCCGTCACCGAGGCCACGGTGAAGGAACAGTTCCTCTACGAGATCCACGACCCCCGGGAGTACATCACCCCGGACGTGATCTGCGACCTCACCACGACCCGGATCGAGCAGGTGGGCCCCGACCGCGTCCGGGTCTGGGGCACCCGGGGCCGCCCGGCGCCCCACACGCTGAAGGCCCTCCTGGGGTACAGCGACGGCTGGGCCGGCGAGGGCTACGTGAGCTTCAGCTGGCCGGACGCCCTGGACAAGGCCCGCGCCGCCGAGGAGATCGTCCGCCGCCGGCTGGAGATGCAGGGCGTGCGGCCGGAGGAGATCCACGTCGAGTACATCGGCTACAATTCCCTCTGGGGCGCCCTGGCCCCCGAGCCGCAGGGCGAGCTCAACGAGGTGCGCCTGCGGATCGCCATCCGCTGCCGCGACCGGGAGGACTGCGAGAAGCTCTCCCGGGAGTTCCCGCCCCTGTACCTCTCCGGGCCGATGAACGCCGCCGCGATCCACGGCACCCCGGCGCCGCGGGAGCTGATGGGGCTCTGGTCGACCCTCATCCCGCGGGAGGAGATCGAGCCGTACATCCGGATCGACGTGACCGAGGTCCAGGTGGAGGGCGCGCCGCCCCGCCCGGCCCCCGCCGCGGCGGCCCCCGCCGCGGACCGTCCCCCGGCCGGGCGCCCGGGCGCCGGCGCGCCGGACCGGCCCCCGTGGCCGGCCGGCAAGCCGGTCCCGACGAAGGGCCGGGTCCGGCTCATCGACCTTGCCCACGGCCGCGCCGGCGACAAGGGGGACGCCAGCGACATCTCCCTCTTCGCCTACAACGAGGAGGCGTGGCAGATCCTGCGCGAGCACGTCACGGCCGAGCGGGTGGCCGAGTACTTCCGGCCGATCGCCACCGGCCCGGTCGAGCGGTACGAGGTGCCGAACGTGCGGGCGCTGAAGTTCATCGTGCACGGGGCCCTGGGCGGCGGCGCCCCCCGGTCGCTGCGCAGCGACAACCTGGGCAAGACGATGGCGGCGGCGCTCCTGCGGATGGAGCTCGACCTGCCGTGA
- a CDS encoding thiamine pyrophosphate-dependent enzyme, translated as MNGAEFLVNCLKNEGVDTAFGVPGEEMLDCLQAMGRGGIRPIATHSAASAVWAAAGYGSITRRPGVAFGAPGPAALQMAPALASCTRDGYPVVAIIGTTRRDRHLSTDRGHLDLTGALAPYCKHVAGVASGPVIRDEVREAFRQAYRDKAGAVALVLPEDIAAAPVDESLQPVTRYRQGRPFPEPEAVEEAARHLDGAERPVIIAGQGVARSGAHEELMALAEKAGIPVVATFAGKAAIAFDHPMLAAYAGLQVDDHPDSLLHRADVVLCAGYEPAEWDPQRWNPHLTLRVIHVGEAPAHVQVHYNPVVEIVGDLNAALSRLTSLLEPRVRPGWAGPDGIAGQVKRGLEDEMERLRRDHSFPIEPGRLVLELAQAMRRSDLLAVDVGAHAAWAGRLFPVRHPGTYWTSGVFKAVGFAVPFALGLALAMARGEGNRVVALCGDGGFLRHGTEVQTAARLGLPLVVVVAHDARYGLTDQQAVNAGAGPWATRFGPFEPGQVARMAQALGALGIEVHDSDHLPRALREALDSDRAAVVAVPVDPHAHQKLGRLETVRARV; from the coding sequence ATGAACGGCGCGGAGTTTCTCGTCAACTGCTTGAAGAACGAGGGCGTGGACACCGCCTTCGGCGTTCCCGGCGAGGAGATGCTCGACTGCCTGCAGGCGATGGGCCGCGGCGGCATCCGGCCGATCGCGACCCACTCCGCGGCGTCGGCGGTGTGGGCCGCCGCGGGCTACGGGAGCATCACCCGCCGGCCGGGGGTCGCCTTCGGCGCGCCGGGGCCGGCCGCCCTGCAGATGGCGCCCGCCCTGGCTTCCTGCACCCGGGACGGCTACCCCGTCGTGGCGATCATCGGCACCACCCGGCGGGACCGCCACCTCTCGACCGACCGGGGGCACCTGGACCTCACGGGCGCGCTCGCCCCGTACTGCAAGCACGTGGCCGGCGTCGCCAGCGGGCCCGTGATCCGGGACGAGGTGCGGGAGGCGTTCCGCCAGGCTTACCGGGACAAGGCGGGGGCGGTGGCGCTGGTGCTGCCGGAGGACATCGCCGCGGCGCCGGTGGACGAATCCCTGCAGCCCGTGACGCGGTACCGCCAGGGGAGGCCCTTCCCCGAGCCGGAGGCGGTGGAGGAGGCGGCCCGGCACCTGGACGGCGCCGAGCGGCCGGTGATCATCGCCGGGCAGGGCGTGGCGCGCAGCGGCGCCCACGAGGAACTGATGGCCCTGGCCGAGAAGGCGGGGATCCCGGTGGTGGCCACGTTCGCCGGCAAGGCGGCCATCGCCTTCGACCACCCGATGCTCGCGGCGTACGCCGGGCTCCAGGTGGACGACCACCCGGACAGCCTCCTGCACCGGGCCGACGTGGTCCTCTGCGCCGGCTACGAGCCCGCCGAGTGGGACCCGCAGCGCTGGAACCCGCACCTGACGCTTCGGGTCATCCACGTGGGCGAGGCGCCGGCGCACGTGCAGGTGCACTACAACCCGGTGGTCGAGATCGTCGGCGACCTGAACGCCGCCCTCAGCCGGCTGACCTCGCTTCTGGAGCCCCGGGTCCGGCCCGGCTGGGCGGGGCCGGACGGCATCGCCGGTCAGGTCAAGCGGGGGCTCGAGGACGAGATGGAGCGCCTGCGGCGCGACCACTCGTTCCCGATCGAGCCGGGCCGCCTGGTGCTGGAACTGGCACAGGCGATGCGCCGGAGCGACCTCCTGGCCGTCGACGTGGGGGCACACGCCGCCTGGGCGGGGCGCCTCTTCCCCGTCCGCCACCCCGGCACCTACTGGACATCCGGGGTCTTCAAGGCGGTGGGGTTCGCCGTCCCGTTCGCCCTCGGCCTGGCGCTGGCGATGGCCCGGGGCGAGGGCAACCGGGTCGTCGCCCTGTGCGGCGACGGCGGCTTCCTCCGCCACGGTACGGAGGTGCAGACGGCGGCCCGGCTGGGGCTGCCGCTCGTGGTGGTCGTGGCACACGACGCGCGGTACGGCCTCACGGACCAGCAGGCCGTGAACGCCGGTGCCGGACCGTGGGCCACCCGGTTCGGGCCCTTCGAGCCCGGCCAGGTGGCGCGCATGGCGCAGGCGCTGGGGGCCCTGGGGATCGAGGTCCACGATTCGGACCACCTGCCCCGGGCCCTGCGGGAGGCGCTCGATTCCGATCGGGCCGCCGTCGTGGCGGTGCCGGTGGACCCGCACGCGCACCAGAAACTCGGCCGCCTGGAGACGGTGCGCGCGCGGGTGTAA
- the asnS gene encoding asparagine--tRNA ligase, with amino-acid sequence MAEVRIEALAAHEGQEVTLRGWVYNYRSSGKIQFVILRDGTGLCQVVLVKGQVPDGVFESARRLTQESAVEVTGTVRADARAPGGFELAARDLTVIHLAEQDYPITLKEHGVEFLLDHRHLWLRTPRQVAILRIRHEITRAIREFLDGRGFVCTESPILMGTAAEGTTTLFQTQYVSGEPAFLSQSGQLYVEATAAALGKVYTFGPTFRAEKSKTRRHLIEFWMVEPEMAFCTHEENMKLQEELVTHVVESVLRNRQRELETIGRDLEPLKRVQPPFYRLTYEEALEVLREEHARTPDAEWEPVPWGEDFGAPHEATLSRRFDRPVFIERYPAKVKAFYMQPDPDRPELVLNDDLLAPEGYGEIIGGSQRIHDLEVLKQRIREHNLPEDAYQWYIDLRRFGSVPHSGFGLGIERLVAWICGLEHVRETIPFPRLLNRLYP; translated from the coding sequence ATGGCCGAGGTGCGGATCGAGGCGCTTGCCGCCCACGAGGGGCAGGAGGTCACCCTCCGTGGCTGGGTGTACAACTACCGCTCCAGCGGGAAGATCCAGTTCGTGATCCTCCGGGACGGGACCGGGCTCTGTCAGGTCGTGCTGGTGAAGGGGCAGGTGCCGGACGGCGTGTTCGAGTCGGCCCGCCGGCTCACCCAGGAGTCAGCGGTCGAGGTCACGGGGACCGTCCGGGCCGACGCCCGGGCGCCGGGCGGGTTCGAGCTGGCCGCCCGGGACCTGACCGTGATCCACCTGGCCGAGCAGGACTACCCCATCACGCTGAAGGAACACGGGGTGGAGTTCCTCCTGGACCACCGGCACCTGTGGCTCCGAACCCCGCGCCAGGTGGCGATCCTCCGCATCCGGCACGAGATCACGCGGGCGATCCGGGAGTTCCTCGACGGCCGCGGCTTCGTCTGCACGGAGTCTCCGATCCTCATGGGCACGGCGGCGGAGGGGACGACGACCCTCTTCCAGACCCAGTACGTGAGCGGTGAGCCCGCCTTCCTGAGCCAGTCCGGCCAGCTCTACGTGGAGGCGACGGCCGCCGCCCTGGGCAAGGTGTACACCTTCGGCCCGACCTTCCGGGCGGAGAAGTCGAAGACCCGGCGCCACCTGATCGAGTTCTGGATGGTGGAGCCGGAGATGGCCTTCTGCACGCACGAAGAGAACATGAAGCTGCAGGAGGAACTGGTCACGCACGTCGTCGAGTCCGTGCTTCGGAACCGGCAGCGGGAACTGGAGACGATCGGCCGGGACCTGGAGCCGCTCAAGCGGGTGCAGCCGCCCTTCTACCGCCTCACTTACGAGGAGGCGCTGGAGGTGCTGCGGGAGGAGCATGCCCGCACGCCTGACGCGGAGTGGGAGCCCGTCCCGTGGGGCGAGGACTTCGGTGCGCCGCACGAGGCCACGCTCAGCCGGCGCTTCGACCGGCCCGTGTTCATCGAGCGGTACCCGGCCAAGGTCAAGGCCTTCTACATGCAGCCCGACCCCGACCGGCCGGAACTCGTGCTCAACGACGACCTGCTCGCCCCGGAGGGGTACGGGGAGATCATCGGGGGCAGCCAGCGCATCCACGACCTCGAGGTGCTGAAGCAGCGGATCCGGGAGCACAACCTGCCGGAGGACGCGTACCAGTGGTACATCGACCTGCGCCGTTTCGGCTCGGTGCCGCACTCCGGGTTCGGCCTGGGCATCGAGCGCCTGGTGGCCTGGATCTGCGGTCTGGAGCACGTGCGGGAGACCATCCCGTTTCCGCGCCTTCTCAACCGTCTATATCCATAG
- a CDS encoding acetyl-CoA carboxylase biotin carboxyl carrier protein subunit, translating to MRQVVASMAGTVWKVLVKPGDRLAPGQDVVILESMKMEIPVAADGGGVVQDVKVREGDFVNDGDVLVELE from the coding sequence ATGCGGCAGGTCGTGGCGAGCATGGCCGGGACGGTGTGGAAGGTGCTCGTGAAACCGGGCGACCGGCTGGCGCCGGGGCAGGACGTCGTGATCCTCGAGTCGATGAAGATGGAGATCCCCGTCGCCGCCGACGGTGGCGGAGTGGTGCAGGACGTGAAGGTGCGCGAGGGCGACTTCGTCAACGACGGCGACGTCCTCGTCGAACTGGAGTAG
- a CDS encoding enoyl-CoA hydratase-related protein codes for MSDAVLVRAGGPIAEVILNNPERHNALSAPVVEGLHRAAAHLALAQDVRVVIVHGGESPAFCSGADLKERAAMTDPEVFATVHRLREAVNAFERLPMPVIAAIHGACFGGGLELALACDIRIAADDARLGLTELQWAVIPGAGGTQRLPRVVGVARAKEMIFTAARLDAAEAERIGLVNRVVPKGRLLEEARALAGRIAEMAPLAARLAKRAIGAGLELGDGLAHEWEAYQAIIPTEDRREGLRAFAEKRKPEYRGR; via the coding sequence GTGTCTGACGCCGTGCTCGTCCGGGCCGGCGGGCCCATCGCCGAGGTGATCCTCAACAACCCGGAGCGGCACAACGCCCTGAGCGCGCCGGTCGTCGAGGGCCTGCACCGGGCCGCCGCCCACCTGGCGCTGGCGCAGGACGTCCGGGTGGTGATCGTCCACGGCGGGGAGTCCCCGGCGTTCTGCTCCGGCGCCGACCTCAAGGAGCGCGCCGCCATGACCGACCCGGAGGTGTTCGCCACCGTTCACCGCCTCCGGGAAGCAGTGAACGCGTTCGAGCGGCTGCCCATGCCCGTGATCGCCGCCATCCACGGCGCCTGCTTCGGCGGCGGGCTGGAGCTGGCGCTGGCCTGCGACATCCGCATCGCCGCCGACGACGCCCGCCTGGGCCTCACCGAGCTGCAGTGGGCCGTCATCCCCGGGGCGGGCGGCACCCAGCGGCTGCCCCGGGTGGTCGGGGTCGCCCGGGCGAAGGAGATGATCTTCACCGCCGCCCGCCTGGACGCGGCGGAGGCGGAGCGCATTGGCCTGGTGAACCGGGTGGTGCCCAAGGGCCGGCTCCTGGAGGAGGCGCGGGCCCTCGCCGGCCGCATCGCCGAGATGGCGCCCCTGGCGGCGCGCCTCGCCAAGCGGGCGATAGGCGCCGGCCTCGAGCTCGGCGACGGCCTGGCCCACGAGTGGGAGGCCTACCAGGCCATCATCCCGACGGAGGACCGCCGGGAGGGACTCCGGGCCTTCGCGGAGAAGCGAAAGCCCGAGTACCGCGGGCGGTAG